GTTCCGTTTTTATATCAGCGTGACATGGCACATGCACTGAAAATGAATCCATCAGATATTCGGATCATTCAACCAATTATTGGTGGGGGATTTGGAAGTAAATTAGATATGTATCCATTTGAACCTATTTGTGCTTTGTTATCAATGAAATGTGGGCGTCCGGTGCAAATACTTTATTCGCGTGAAGAGGAATTTATTGCCTCCCCTACCCGCCAGCCGATGATTATTGATCTGGAAGCAGGTGCTGACGAAAAAGGAAATTTTACGTTCAGAGAAATTAATATTGTGAAAGACAATGGCGCATACACTTCATGGGGTGCAACAACGCCGTTTGTAATCATGCAAGCGTTTTCATCATTGTACAAAATACCGGCATGTAAATTTGATGCCACTGCGGTTTATACCAATAACGTGTTTGCCGGATCTTTCAGAGGATATGGAAATCCACAGGCAACTTTTGCACTTGAACGTGTGATTGATTTAATGGCTGATGAATTAGGCATGAGCAAATCAGCCATCAGAATGTTAAACGCAAATGAAAAAGGAGAAATCACAGGACAAGGTTTGCACTTCGAAACATGCGGACATAAAGAATGTTTAGAGACGGTGATAAAAAATTCTGCCAAAACCAGCAAAGCAAATGCAGTCACAAAACCGTCGCGCTATAAAAGAGGAATTGGTTATGCATCCATGCTTCACGTAGGTGGAGGCGCAAAGATTTATCGTTCGGATGGATGCGGCACTACACTAAAAATTGATCCGTATGGATACTGCACCATCATTACCGGTTCGAATGAAATTGGTCAGGGTTCAGAAACCGTACTGGCCATGATGGCGAGTGAAGAATTAGGAATTGATCTCAACAAAATAAAAGTAATTAATACTGACACCGATGTTAAGCCATGGGATGTTGGCGTGCATGCATCACGTACCAGTTTTGTTGCAGGGAATTCTCTGTTGGGTGCTATTAAAATTCTGAAAGAAAAACTGAATAAAAAAGCAGCAGAATTACTCAAAGTAAAATCTGCAGACTTCAATTATGAAAAAGGGCAAATCACAACAGTTGGTGATAAAATTGCACTTGATAAAGTAGTTCGTGAAATGCATTTTACACCGCCGAATGAATTGGCAGTAGCATCTTATTTTTATGAACCATCAAGTAAATTTCAGGACAAAGATTTCAAAGGAAATGTATCAGGCACCTACGCGTTTGCCT
This genomic stretch from Crocinitomicaceae bacterium harbors:
- a CDS encoding xanthine dehydrogenase family protein molybdopterin-binding subunit is translated as MVMKKKLKVIGTPVPKQDAGMRVTGKAVYGHDIKLPGMLHGAILRTQHPCAEFTVDVSAAKKLPGVICIITADDVDTNNISYKRDHPILKKGEVNCIRDEIAAVAAETKEIAEQALKLIKVKYKIKKGVYDPFEALKSSSPQINQFITGKFSNKNIAEIFHYEHGDLVKEKKRSKVIVKRRFTLPRMTHACMGTSNITADYDRNTGKLLLYSSTQVPFLYQRDMAHALKMNPSDIRIIQPIIGGGFGSKLDMYPFEPICALLSMKCGRPVQILYSREEEFIASPTRQPMIIDLEAGADEKGNFTFREINIVKDNGAYTSWGATTPFVIMQAFSSLYKIPACKFDATAVYTNNVFAGSFRGYGNPQATFALERVIDLMADELGMSKSAIRMLNANEKGEITGQGLHFETCGHKECLETVIKNSAKTSKANAVTKPSRYKRGIGYASMLHVGGGAKIYRSDGCGTTLKIDPYGYCTIITGSNEIGQGSETVLAMMASEELGIDLNKIKVINTDTDVKPWDVGVHASRTSFVAGNSLLGAIKILKEKLNKKAAELLKVKSADFNYEKGQITTVGDKIALDKVVREMHFTPPNELAVASYFYEPSSKFQDKDFKGNVSGTYAFASQAIEVEVDTYTGNVQVIDIHVAQDVGKVLNPLLLDGQIHGGVLQGVGYAISEELVMEEGRILNPNFHNYKMLTAADIPNIHFYPVETDDKEGPYGAKGVGEAPLIPTAAAIANAVCDALDVDMVELPLSPERVLKAISDKRMTIKK